A stretch of the Planctomicrobium piriforme genome encodes the following:
- a CDS encoding tyrosine-type recombinase/integrase yields the protein MAEQSTRPTRSRKVRRSKAKWKEGRPPCPFPDFPLSPHATGTWCKKIGGKIHHFGRWARKVSGKLQRVPGDGWEDALRLYKIQVEAIVTGKPKPIPSEQLTVGQLCNQFYTAKKRRFDAGEITARAFGDYCRTTDMIVAHFGTNGLVVELTPADFERLRSVMAKRWGPVRLGNEIGRVRSVFKYAADYRLIERPVHFGNEFVKPKMAVVRRHKRTSGRTKVLEANELRQLIAAADQPLKAMILLGLNCGYGNHDIAGLPLSALDLDRGWSDFPRPKTEIDRRCPLWSETLSALADAIAMRPKARRQEDDGLCFLSPPTSATDIIILQIP from the coding sequence ATGGCCGAGCAGTCTACCAGACCCACCCGTTCTCGCAAAGTTCGGCGATCAAAAGCCAAATGGAAAGAGGGGCGACCGCCCTGCCCTTTCCCCGACTTCCCACTTTCTCCGCACGCCACTGGCACATGGTGCAAGAAGATCGGCGGCAAGATCCATCACTTCGGCAGATGGGCACGCAAAGTCAGCGGGAAGCTGCAACGAGTCCCTGGCGACGGCTGGGAAGACGCTCTCAGGCTCTACAAGATTCAGGTCGAGGCCATTGTCACCGGCAAGCCTAAGCCAATTCCCAGCGAACAACTGACGGTCGGGCAACTCTGCAACCAGTTCTATACGGCGAAGAAGCGAAGATTCGACGCCGGAGAAATCACCGCCCGAGCTTTCGGGGACTACTGCCGCACGACCGACATGATCGTCGCCCACTTCGGAACCAATGGTCTGGTCGTCGAGCTGACGCCTGCCGACTTCGAGCGGCTGCGGTCTGTCATGGCGAAACGCTGGGGGCCGGTCCGGCTGGGCAATGAGATCGGGCGAGTCCGGTCTGTGTTCAAATACGCAGCCGACTACCGGCTCATCGAGCGACCTGTTCACTTCGGCAATGAGTTCGTCAAACCGAAGATGGCCGTCGTGCGACGACATAAGCGGACCAGCGGCCGAACGAAGGTGCTGGAAGCAAATGAGCTCCGGCAACTCATCGCAGCAGCGGATCAGCCCCTCAAGGCGATGATCCTACTGGGGCTGAACTGCGGCTACGGCAATCACGATATCGCCGGCCTGCCCTTATCGGCGTTGGATCTCGATCGTGGATGGAGCGATTTCCCGCGACCGAAGACTGAGATCGACCGCCGCTGTCCGTTATGGTCGGAGACGCTCTCCGCGTTAGCGGACGCAATCGCAATGCGTCCCAAGGCCCGGAGGCAGGAGGACGACGGGCTGTGCTTCCTGTCTCCGCCTACGAGCGCGACGGATATAATAATACTTCAGATTCCCTAG
- a CDS encoding chemotaxis protein CheB, protein MIRLLLVEDSVTQREILRRMIEGDSGFTVIAEAKNGREAVAFVEKYRPDVVLMDLHMPDMDGVMATREIMRRTPVPIVVASASLKQQEVDLGLEALQAGAVAVVEKPEGAVLLHLEKIAPLLRSELLIASKAKVKRRGLGSLKSPPVEEISQASSIADVIGICASTGGPPVLVDILGKIPRPYPIPILLVQHISANFVPGFARWLGDTTGQRVCIAGPYERMTPGIWVSPGGKHLCAAELQRIVLKPPFSSSELHCPSGNALFSSLAQVYGSRAIGVLLTGMGDDGAEGLLELRRRGGRTLVQDEASSLIYGMPRAARERGAADSGHSPSELIQILTLMAENQAVN, encoded by the coding sequence ATGATTCGCCTGTTGCTCGTGGAAGACTCGGTCACTCAACGTGAAATCCTCAGGCGGATGATCGAAGGGGATTCCGGCTTCACTGTGATCGCCGAAGCCAAAAACGGGCGAGAAGCGGTTGCTTTTGTGGAAAAATACCGGCCGGATGTCGTGCTGATGGACCTGCACATGCCCGACATGGATGGCGTCATGGCCACGCGGGAGATCATGCGCCGCACTCCGGTGCCGATCGTCGTTGCCAGCGCGAGCCTGAAACAGCAGGAAGTCGATCTCGGACTCGAAGCACTACAAGCAGGGGCAGTCGCGGTCGTTGAAAAGCCGGAAGGGGCGGTGCTGCTGCATCTCGAAAAAATCGCTCCGCTGCTGCGATCCGAATTGCTCATCGCGTCGAAAGCGAAAGTGAAGCGCCGCGGCCTGGGTTCGTTGAAATCACCGCCGGTCGAAGAAATTTCTCAGGCCTCGTCGATCGCAGATGTCATCGGAATCTGCGCCAGCACGGGAGGGCCGCCTGTATTGGTCGACATTTTGGGAAAGATCCCCAGGCCCTATCCGATTCCCATTTTGCTGGTGCAGCATATTTCCGCGAACTTTGTCCCCGGCTTTGCCCGTTGGCTGGGCGATACCACCGGGCAACGTGTGTGCATCGCAGGCCCTTATGAACGCATGACACCTGGCATCTGGGTCTCTCCCGGCGGCAAGCATCTCTGTGCGGCAGAGCTGCAGCGGATTGTTTTGAAGCCGCCATTCTCCTCAAGCGAACTGCATTGTCCCTCCGGCAATGCACTTTTCTCATCCCTGGCTCAAGTCTATGGAAGCCGCGCCATCGGCGTTCTGCTGACGGGCATGGGAGATGACGGCGCTGAAGGCTTGCTGGAACTGCGGCGACGCGGCGGTCGCACCCTCGTGCAGGATGAAGCCAGTAGTCTCATTTATGGGATGCCCCGGGCCGCCCGTGAACGGGGTGCGGCAGACTCGGGGCATTCTCCCTCTGAACTGATCCAGATCCTCACCCTTATGGCCGAGAATCAGGCCGTCAATTGA
- a CDS encoding methyl-accepting chemotaxis protein: MRLTIGQKLGLGFGGVLVLMICSSLMVYFSLQRIQRSTELMTTHAVQALRACDDLLIALNRTTSATRGYLLLGQSSSQSTYFESEFTAAYQNVNDSVERLRPLYGNTANQQDRDRFQSISNLVVDFHATQQAVRDAGREAGTGPNRDFSKAIQVMETQSLPKSREIRTAAEALREAAVQQVAAAREQVDSDRQAASVMLSFSTILAVLMGVVVATVLTRSIVKTVQALLAGVKTVAAGNMTQPPLEITTGDEIGDLAHGFNQMVSSLRTILAEARVTAADVSTASSQIATGAQQQLASLNQTATSLNEITATAEEFKATMQEFADRAKAVHDAADETARRARDGMKLTQDSSRRIELVRSNALAAGESVVSLAEQMQRVGEITASVNEISEQTKLLALNASIEAARAGDEGRGFAVVAMQVRELANQSKEAAGRIEGLVTQIQRAMTTVVSKIEDGGRYSDDSQQLVQRVGAAFEEITSAIDQTRQAMGQINTGARQQELGITDLVASITEIDAASKESVAAAEQTQQSINAIEQRLQTLTTSIDRFEV, from the coding sequence ATGCGATTGACGATTGGCCAAAAACTCGGGCTCGGCTTTGGCGGCGTGCTGGTCTTGATGATCTGCAGCAGCCTGATGGTCTATTTCTCACTGCAGCGCATCCAGCGCAGCACTGAATTGATGACCACTCACGCAGTCCAGGCGTTACGGGCGTGTGATGATCTGTTGATTGCGCTCAATCGCACCACTTCGGCAACTCGTGGATATTTACTATTGGGGCAGTCGTCGTCGCAGTCGACCTATTTCGAAAGCGAGTTCACGGCCGCCTACCAGAACGTCAACGATTCGGTGGAACGCTTGCGGCCCCTGTATGGCAATACCGCCAATCAGCAGGATCGCGATCGCTTTCAGTCGATTTCGAATCTGGTCGTCGACTTCCATGCCACGCAGCAGGCGGTGCGTGATGCCGGTCGCGAAGCCGGGACCGGCCCCAATCGCGATTTCTCGAAAGCAATTCAGGTGATGGAGACCCAGTCGTTACCGAAATCGCGTGAAATCCGGACCGCAGCAGAAGCCTTGAGGGAAGCGGCAGTTCAACAGGTCGCAGCGGCCCGCGAGCAGGTGGATTCGGATCGGCAAGCCGCTTCGGTGATGCTGTCGTTCTCCACGATACTGGCAGTTCTCATGGGAGTCGTCGTCGCGACCGTGCTGACGCGGAGCATCGTCAAAACGGTGCAGGCGTTGCTCGCCGGAGTGAAGACGGTCGCCGCCGGGAACATGACTCAGCCGCCGCTGGAGATCACGACTGGCGACGAAATCGGAGACTTGGCGCACGGTTTCAATCAGATGGTCTCTTCGTTGCGGACAATTCTCGCCGAAGCCAGGGTGACCGCGGCCGACGTCTCGACCGCCAGCAGCCAGATCGCCACAGGCGCACAGCAACAACTGGCCAGTCTCAATCAGACGGCCACCTCCTTGAATGAGATCACCGCGACGGCGGAGGAGTTCAAGGCCACGATGCAGGAGTTCGCAGATCGCGCCAAGGCGGTGCATGATGCCGCCGACGAGACAGCCCGTCGGGCTCGCGACGGTATGAAGCTCACGCAGGATTCCTCGCGACGCATCGAACTGGTGCGATCGAACGCGCTCGCCGCAGGCGAAAGCGTCGTCAGCCTGGCCGAGCAGATGCAGCGGGTTGGAGAAATTACAGCCTCGGTGAATGAAATCTCGGAACAGACGAAATTGTTGGCGCTCAATGCGTCGATCGAAGCGGCCAGGGCAGGGGACGAAGGCCGCGGCTTTGCTGTCGTCGCGATGCAGGTGCGGGAACTGGCGAATCAGTCCAAGGAAGCGGCCGGACGTATTGAAGGACTGGTCACGCAGATTCAGCGGGCGATGACCACCGTCGTCAGTAAGATCGAAGATGGCGGACGCTATTCCGATGATTCCCAGCAACTCGTGCAACGGGTGGGCGCGGCATTTGAGGAGATCACATCGGCCATCGATCAAACCCGACAGGCGATGGGGCAGATCAACACTGGCGCGCGGCAGCAGGAACTGGGCATCACCGACCTTGTGGCCAGCATCACGGAGATCGATGCGGCCTCGAAGGAGTCGGTCGCCGCCGCCGAACAGACGCAGCAATCCATCAATGCGATCGAACAACGCCTGCAGACGCTGACGACCTCCATTGATCGCTTTGAAGTGTAA
- a CDS encoding response regulator, with protein sequence MSDILLIEDSRIQALTYRRLLEQAGYRVRHAETAERAFAECRTAFPDLILLDQHLADRSGLEICRHIKTDPALQLIPILVLTGSQREQDHIAALEAGADHFLSKEESHSSLLAVIDSLLKNALPVQADDSDSSSRIPGGIRLLAIDDSQTYLAELTRLLTDSGFHVTAVSSGQEAMRMLEREPFQVAVVDVMMPEMNGFELCRLARDWADRNHRQLGLLMLSGMESRQNLIEALESGADDFVSKKQETEVILAHVKSLVRRVRVMRHHHQVQEKSVTQELALREEAWKRREAEDRAQFAESRAALADELQKVADELSRSKRELEFAKEAAEAASNAKSEFLANMSHEIRTPMNGIMGMLELLTKTRLSSQQSDYATMAHQSAQALLRLLDDILDFSKIEAGKLELEQVEFSLQETVGRALRVMGVRAQEKGLELTCRIIPGTPDRLVGDPGRLQQVLLNLVSNAVKFTARGDIDVTIRSEAVSPNSVRLHVAVSDTGIGIAPEDQARIFKAFSQADTSTTRRYGGTGLGLSICAKLVGMMHGNIGMQSQPGEGTTCAFDCLVELAPGEPDDKTQQELAGLSVLIIDSHDKSRQVIEEVLQSWKMRSVLAASADTAIAAMRQALASSDPFDIVILDDRIPGLTSIELANRLAELQPKHPTPVLILSPRLEQADLEQMRPAGVRGFLLKPVIAGDLLRSLRQVRGLDHSDTPAITEGQSTQARPLRILLAEDSLINQRVAVEFLRRWQHEVTIVGDGQAAVNAAIEQPFDLVLMDLQMPVMDGREATAVIREWEREHGGHIPIVAMTAEAMAGERDRCLAAGMDEYVTKPIDSAALFKVISTLPDSRHPSAAFPAPVASAGARQASAASDDCGLDWEFAAGLMGGDEQLVAGLAEILRVQAPEYLQNMQSELAASDFETLERTAHSLKGTASYFRLPDLVDTAQQIETLARDQRAAEISTHLFALQPCIEKLVSHLNQRIGQ encoded by the coding sequence ATGAGTGACATTCTTCTCATCGAAGACAGCCGCATCCAGGCGCTGACGTATCGTCGGCTCCTGGAACAGGCAGGCTATCGCGTCCGTCACGCCGAAACGGCCGAACGCGCCTTCGCCGAATGTCGCACTGCTTTTCCCGATCTCATCCTGCTTGATCAGCATCTGGCCGATCGTTCCGGGCTGGAGATCTGCCGGCACATCAAGACAGATCCCGCGCTGCAGCTCATTCCCATTCTCGTCCTCACCGGCAGCCAGCGCGAGCAGGATCACATCGCTGCTCTCGAAGCCGGGGCTGACCACTTTCTCTCCAAGGAAGAATCGCATTCCAGCCTGCTGGCGGTCATCGACAGCCTGCTCAAGAATGCGCTGCCAGTCCAGGCGGATGACTCCGACTCCTCGAGCCGCATCCCCGGTGGAATCCGGCTGCTGGCGATCGACGACAGCCAGACCTATCTCGCCGAACTCACTCGACTGCTGACCGATTCGGGTTTCCATGTGACGGCCGTTTCGTCAGGTCAGGAAGCGATGCGGATGCTCGAACGCGAGCCGTTTCAGGTTGCCGTCGTCGACGTGATGATGCCGGAGATGAACGGCTTTGAACTGTGCCGCCTGGCGCGGGACTGGGCTGACCGCAATCATCGTCAGCTTGGGCTGCTGATGCTATCAGGTATGGAAAGCCGTCAGAACCTGATCGAGGCGCTCGAATCGGGCGCCGATGACTTCGTCAGCAAGAAGCAGGAAACAGAAGTCATTCTGGCGCATGTGAAGTCTCTCGTCCGCCGGGTCCGGGTGATGCGGCATCATCATCAGGTTCAGGAAAAATCTGTCACTCAGGAACTCGCCCTGCGCGAAGAAGCCTGGAAACGCCGGGAGGCGGAAGACCGTGCCCAGTTCGCCGAAAGCCGCGCCGCCTTGGCGGATGAACTGCAGAAAGTTGCCGACGAACTCTCGCGTTCCAAACGCGAACTGGAATTTGCGAAGGAAGCCGCCGAAGCCGCCAGCAACGCCAAGAGCGAGTTTCTGGCGAACATGAGCCACGAGATCCGCACCCCGATGAACGGCATCATGGGGATGCTCGAACTCCTGACAAAAACGCGGCTCTCTTCACAGCAATCCGACTACGCCACCATGGCGCATCAGTCTGCCCAGGCATTGCTGCGGCTGCTGGACGACATTCTCGACTTCTCGAAGATCGAAGCCGGGAAACTCGAACTCGAACAGGTCGAATTCAGTCTGCAGGAAACCGTCGGGCGAGCGTTGCGGGTGATGGGGGTTCGTGCCCAGGAGAAGGGGCTCGAACTCACCTGTCGTATCATTCCTGGAACGCCAGACCGGCTGGTCGGCGACCCCGGCCGTTTGCAACAGGTGCTGCTGAATCTCGTGAGCAACGCCGTCAAATTCACCGCTCGGGGAGACATCGACGTCACGATTCGATCTGAAGCGGTGAGTCCCAACTCAGTGCGACTGCATGTCGCCGTCAGTGATACCGGCATCGGGATCGCCCCGGAAGATCAGGCACGCATTTTCAAGGCATTCTCTCAGGCGGATACCTCGACGACGCGACGCTACGGCGGGACAGGACTCGGACTGAGCATCTGCGCCAAACTCGTCGGCATGATGCACGGGAATATCGGCATGCAGAGCCAGCCAGGGGAGGGGACCACATGTGCCTTCGATTGTCTGGTGGAGCTTGCGCCTGGGGAACCTGACGACAAGACCCAGCAAGAGCTTGCAGGATTGTCGGTTCTGATCATCGATAGCCACGACAAGTCCCGTCAGGTGATCGAGGAAGTCCTGCAGAGCTGGAAGATGCGAAGCGTCCTCGCTGCATCAGCGGACACGGCCATTGCGGCCATGCGTCAGGCCCTCGCCAGCAGCGATCCCTTCGACATTGTCATACTCGATGACCGCATCCCCGGTCTGACGAGCATTGAATTGGCAAACCGCCTGGCGGAATTGCAGCCGAAACACCCGACGCCGGTCCTGATCCTTTCCCCCCGGCTCGAACAGGCAGACCTTGAGCAGATGCGTCCCGCCGGCGTGCGCGGGTTTCTGCTGAAGCCGGTCATTGCCGGAGACCTGCTGCGGTCACTCCGACAGGTCCGAGGGCTCGACCACTCCGATACGCCTGCAATCACCGAGGGGCAGTCAACTCAAGCCCGACCGTTGAGAATTTTGCTCGCCGAAGACAGCCTCATCAATCAACGGGTGGCGGTCGAATTCCTTCGCCGCTGGCAGCACGAAGTGACCATCGTCGGCGATGGTCAGGCCGCGGTCAATGCGGCAATCGAGCAGCCGTTCGATCTGGTGCTGATGGATCTGCAGATGCCGGTGATGGATGGCCGCGAAGCGACCGCCGTCATTCGCGAATGGGAACGCGAACATGGGGGACACATTCCTATCGTCGCCATGACCGCCGAAGCGATGGCCGGCGAGCGCGACCGCTGCCTCGCGGCCGGGATGGACGAATACGTCACCAAGCCAATCGACTCCGCCGCACTGTTCAAAGTGATCTCCACGCTGCCTGACAGCCGTCACCCTTCCGCAGCCTTTCCAGCTCCCGTCGCGTCTGCAGGGGCACGTCAGGCCTCTGCCGCGTCAGATGACTGTGGCCTCGACTGGGAATTCGCCGCCGGCCTGATGGGGGGAGACGAGCAACTCGTCGCCGGGCTGGCAGAAATCCTCCGCGTTCAGGCGCCCGAATACCTGCAAAACATGCAGTCGGAACTCGCCGCCAGCGACTTCGAAACTCTCGAACGAACCGCCCATTCTTTGAAGGGGACCGCCAGCTATTTCCGACTCCCGGATCTGGTTGACACAGCCCAACAGATCGAAACCCTGGCCCGCGACCAGCGCGCCGCCGAAATCAGCACGCACCTTTTCGCACTGCAGCCCTGCATCGAAAAACTGGTTTCCCACCTGAACCAGCGAATCGGCCAATAA
- a CDS encoding TonB-dependent receptor, with protein MLPVSAYERDGYNNTSDSLAINGGYDLTWINGELQTSQSRYLRAETTSAGSTSDDNYNSDNEAENFANDTDFISGGDFSDDASSFLGDLSTTLVGYDAPGQFLHGVGDSNDAPTQTKFDSWTNELNGEYSEYSEWSDGHWVQDTWADDTKANHIDHQEGQLATGASDGGNLNKVNQAVANAGPPAQPTQTPAGDKIDDKKEDTDPGAGDGKTPEMDQSDEAKDHVEQRVPGADVSTPQQVEDDAKAKTQAVENKLSDESIKYYRERNASLTLAILDQQKKLDRITDPVKRAAIQGIIDDFRRQLRENYDALKEYCKTGSAANGVDPVAQLKFDSKLLRVLQKAIDSPKLSAEVKSKLKELTEPTALLKMAGFMTAYAAAHASPLAPGLVVVDAYFTISGGIDIGLALQKIYLEVNSAVDEDSLDQAANVFIEEASGPLADGILSIALLAAGKGAAKFHENYQITWDTKSRSVTLSSGGLGELDRLKIVKRDNPGKLTFDPATNSWKSPGGLIYGPDKKYGNRVEHVLNHLSDPSKSLFNVDRTKLVGLLDEAWAKKGTPLPKDPGVYIIDMGRVVGTKGETRIRLVVIPGTSEVITAYPIH; from the coding sequence GTGCTTCCTGTCTCCGCCTACGAGCGCGACGGATATAATAATACTTCAGATTCCCTAGCCATCAACGGCGGGTACGACCTCACCTGGATTAACGGTGAGCTGCAGACCAGCCAGAGCCGATACCTCCGCGCGGAGACTACCTCCGCTGGGTCCACCTCGGACGACAACTACAACTCCGACAACGAAGCCGAGAACTTCGCGAATGACACCGATTTTATATCTGGTGGAGACTTTAGTGACGATGCATCCAGCTTTTTAGGTGATTTGAGTACCACCTTAGTGGGATATGACGCGCCGGGTCAGTTCCTCCACGGCGTCGGCGACAGCAATGACGCTCCGACCCAAACCAAGTTCGACAGTTGGACCAACGAACTCAACGGTGAATACTCCGAGTATTCGGAGTGGTCTGATGGTCATTGGGTGCAAGATACTTGGGCCGACGACACCAAGGCGAACCATATTGACCACCAGGAAGGACAGCTCGCGACCGGAGCTTCGGACGGCGGCAATCTGAACAAGGTCAACCAGGCCGTCGCCAACGCCGGCCCACCAGCTCAACCGACGCAAACACCCGCCGGCGACAAGATCGATGACAAGAAAGAGGATACGGACCCTGGTGCTGGTGACGGTAAAACGCCGGAAATGGATCAGTCGGATGAGGCGAAGGATCACGTCGAACAACGAGTTCCCGGCGCTGATGTCAGCACGCCTCAACAGGTTGAAGACGACGCAAAAGCGAAAACCCAGGCAGTCGAAAACAAGCTCAGCGACGAGTCGATAAAGTACTATCGGGAACGCAATGCGTCGCTAACCTTGGCGATCTTGGACCAGCAAAAGAAGCTTGACCGTATCACAGATCCTGTGAAGCGAGCAGCGATTCAAGGGATCATTGATGATTTTCGTCGTCAGCTCCGTGAAAACTACGATGCGTTGAAGGAGTACTGCAAAACGGGCAGTGCCGCGAATGGAGTTGATCCGGTCGCGCAGTTGAAGTTCGACTCGAAACTGCTGCGGGTTCTGCAGAAAGCAATCGACTCTCCAAAGCTGTCGGCGGAAGTCAAAAGCAAGCTGAAAGAGCTGACCGAGCCCACCGCGTTGTTGAAGATGGCAGGGTTCATGACGGCCTATGCCGCCGCACATGCCTCACCGCTGGCCCCTGGGTTGGTGGTGGTCGACGCCTACTTCACGATCAGCGGCGGCATTGACATTGGCCTGGCGCTGCAGAAAATCTACCTTGAGGTCAACTCGGCGGTCGATGAAGACAGCCTCGATCAGGCGGCGAACGTCTTCATCGAAGAAGCCTCCGGGCCCCTCGCCGACGGCATTTTGTCAATTGCCCTGCTGGCCGCAGGCAAGGGAGCGGCGAAGTTTCACGAGAATTATCAGATAACCTGGGACACCAAATCAAGAAGTGTCACACTCAGCAGCGGAGGACTGGGAGAACTCGACCGCCTAAAGATTGTTAAGCGAGATAATCCGGGAAAACTTACGTTTGACCCAGCGACCAACTCCTGGAAATCACCCGGCGGATTGATATATGGTCCAGACAAAAAATATGGCAATCGTGTTGAACACGTTCTGAATCATCTTTCAGATCCATCCAAATCATTATTTAATGTGGATCGCACCAAGCTTGTTGGCCTTCTTGATGAAGCATGGGCCAAAAAAGGAACACCTCTCCCGAAGGATCCAGGTGTCTACATAATCGACATGGGACGGGTTGTTGGAACTAAAGGTGAAACGAGAATAAGATTAGTCGTAATTCCAGGGACAAGCGAAGTAATTACTGCATATCCAATACACTGA
- a CDS encoding SOS response-associated peptidase family protein translates to MRAGREKQPFHIHMVDDAPFAMAGLWERWSQREQPIESFSISTTSVNQLMSSIHDRMPVVVMLGLSGACFGPKAEPEFLKSLVLSREWERFETVPASSEVNNARNETPACVQAGSPRPPV, encoded by the coding sequence CTGCGGGCTGGGAGAGAGAAGCAGCCGTTTCACATTCACATGGTTGATGACGCGCCGTTTGCCATGGCCGGTCTGTGGGAGCGCTGGAGCCAGCGGGAACAGCCGATTGAGTCGTTCTCGATCAGCACCACGTCCGTAAACCAGTTGATGAGTTCCATTCATGACCGGATGCCGGTGGTGGTAATGTTGGGCCTGTCGGGTGCCTGTTTTGGTCCGAAGGCGGAACCGGAGTTCCTGAAGTCGCTGGTGCTGTCGCGGGAGTGGGAGAGGTTTGAGACGGTGCCGGCGTCGAGTGAGGTGAACAATGCCAGGAATGAGACGCCGGCGTGCGTGCAGGCGGGCAGCCCACGCCCACCGGTCTGA
- a CDS encoding hybrid sensor histidine kinase/response regulator gives MIDSILTLFREESREHLQALERGFLELESLTETTARREMIDRLFRHAHNLKGDSRAVGVQSLQRVSQSLEEVLSQFRQDPHSVSRTEIDEALKRLDAVRDAFVRWEAEQPVEAPDVGERSPDVENVTQAIAEPHVAISSGGEELASLRISSERLDNMLNAVGDARIAQRGAVGTGQQLKELRERLEELQPLAAGQVLSELDALSEQMRRIETDFRQRQLREQISLESLDREIRDARLVPLSTLAESLRRSVRDLSQTLGKPIRYEIDVGDVQLDKVVIEALRSPLQHLIRNAADHGLETPVERQRHNKPEEGTIRLQARRRGEVVEISLTDDGQGISYDAIRQRLISRFGQNQGEVSALTPEQLTAWLFHPGFSTAEVGQISGRGVGLDVVRDTLQRLHGDVRIAPQVGVGTTFILDVPVSISTIRTLSVWAGGQCYGIPTSSVLKTGRQRPSQLTRVQGVPMIAYEGEMIRWIALSELVQSVTGTGLSSDAPVLYLVIAGDERQLAVCVDDIEEERENLLKPLGFPLEHHRGVLGGTIRPDGSVQLVLDLPEIAVSRRHAPATSPTDSSPPARILVVDDSPTTRAILRNLLVSAGFQVRTAVDGVDALDKLRLYPCDLLISDFEMPRLNGVDLTRQVKANWKLPVILVTGREQPEHRRQGLEAGADAYVVKSTFQQENLLEVIRQFVDA, from the coding sequence ATGATTGATTCCATCCTCACCTTGTTCCGCGAGGAATCCCGCGAGCACCTGCAGGCGCTTGAACGGGGATTTCTGGAACTGGAATCGCTGACCGAGACCACTGCCCGACGCGAAATGATCGACCGCCTGTTTCGACATGCACACAATCTCAAAGGGGATTCTCGCGCCGTTGGGGTCCAATCGCTGCAACGGGTATCGCAGTCGCTCGAAGAAGTGCTGTCACAATTTCGACAGGATCCTCATTCGGTCTCACGAACGGAGATTGACGAAGCCCTGAAACGGCTTGATGCCGTACGGGACGCCTTCGTCCGTTGGGAGGCGGAACAACCGGTTGAAGCGCCTGATGTCGGTGAGAGGTCGCCCGACGTTGAAAACGTCACTCAGGCGATTGCTGAACCGCACGTCGCCATTTCCTCTGGCGGTGAGGAACTGGCCTCGCTGCGGATCTCGTCAGAGCGGCTCGATAACATGCTGAATGCGGTCGGAGATGCCCGCATCGCGCAGCGCGGCGCTGTTGGAACAGGCCAGCAACTGAAGGAACTCCGGGAGCGTCTGGAAGAATTGCAGCCGCTGGCGGCTGGGCAAGTCTTGAGCGAACTCGACGCCCTCTCCGAGCAGATGCGCCGCATCGAGACCGATTTCCGACAACGTCAGCTTCGCGAACAGATCTCGCTGGAATCGCTCGATCGAGAGATTCGTGACGCCCGACTGGTGCCCCTCTCGACTCTGGCGGAGTCGTTGCGACGGTCCGTGCGTGACCTGTCACAGACGCTCGGCAAGCCGATCCGCTATGAAATCGACGTCGGAGACGTACAACTCGATAAAGTGGTCATCGAGGCGCTCCGCAGTCCACTGCAACATCTCATTCGTAATGCCGCCGATCATGGGCTCGAAACGCCTGTCGAGCGGCAGCGCCACAACAAGCCGGAAGAGGGGACGATTCGATTACAGGCTCGCCGTCGTGGTGAAGTGGTTGAAATCAGTCTGACCGACGATGGGCAGGGGATCAGTTACGACGCCATCCGGCAACGACTCATCAGCCGGTTCGGGCAGAACCAGGGTGAAGTCTCGGCACTCACGCCAGAGCAGTTGACCGCGTGGTTGTTTCACCCCGGCTTCTCCACTGCCGAAGTCGGTCAGATCTCAGGTCGTGGCGTCGGACTGGATGTCGTTCGCGATACGCTGCAACGGCTGCACGGGGATGTCAGAATCGCACCGCAGGTCGGCGTCGGCACCACGTTCATCCTCGATGTCCCAGTTTCTATCTCGACGATTCGTACCCTGAGCGTCTGGGCGGGGGGCCAATGCTACGGCATCCCCACTTCGAGCGTCCTCAAAACCGGCCGCCAACGCCCGAGTCAACTCACACGGGTCCAGGGCGTTCCGATGATTGCCTATGAAGGGGAGATGATTCGCTGGATCGCCTTGTCGGAACTGGTGCAGTCCGTCACAGGCACGGGGCTTTCGTCCGATGCGCCGGTCTTGTATCTGGTGATTGCCGGTGACGAACGCCAACTGGCAGTCTGTGTTGATGACATCGAGGAAGAACGGGAGAACCTCCTCAAGCCGCTCGGGTTCCCACTTGAGCATCATCGTGGCGTTCTGGGGGGGACAATTCGTCCTGATGGATCCGTGCAACTGGTTCTCGATTTGCCTGAGATTGCAGTCTCACGGCGGCATGCTCCGGCAACATCACCAACCGACTCCTCTCCTCCTGCCCGTATTCTGGTCGTCGATGATTCTCCGACCACGCGGGCGATTCTCAGGAATCTGCTGGTCTCGGCGGGGTTTCAGGTGCGAACCGCCGTCGATGGCGTCGACGCACTCGACAAGTTGCGGCTGTACCCATGCGATCTACTGATCAGTGATTTCGAAATGCCTCGCTTGAACGGCGTCGATCTCACCCGTCAGGTCAAAGCGAACTGGAAGCTGCCGGTGATTCTGGTGACCGGTCGCGAACAGCCCGAGCATCGCCGGCAGGGTCTCGAGGCGGGGGCGGACGCGTATGTCGTGAAGTCGACTTTTCAGCAGGAAAACCTGTTGGAAGTGATCCGGCAATTCGTCGATGCCTGA